One segment of Pseudomonas asgharzadehiana DNA contains the following:
- a CDS encoding DEAD/DEAH box helicase, translating into MPLTSSLTKPLAPSWANRFKEQSLERGRRYALENRVRIVESGDSTIIANCEGSGGNVYRQTISLRESAKGTLILVDSRCTCPVHTNCKHIAAVLLKVQETLAYPAAAQDAELLQKLQAVLDNRVVLPQVVMDDVLPIPRLWLASVEFSAFEPRNGKMQRYIQHRAALSFNYLGNYVSGQKNADIIVRQETQSLRIKRHPELEQRYREQLRLLGFKIATRQSKALPESAGELFEMVNDSAWLNFTLNASPTLRSAGWELQIDEDFGFDLSPVDDWYATVDEGPERDWFDLELGIIVNGERLSLLPILLNLMRSHIEILNPEKVARRRDDELILVNIPGLPNGGHGPLQVALPYGRLKPVLATLGEFYLQEPGTTTLRLAKADAIRLNPLQDLPLQWEGGEKIRHFAQRLRDIKDFTCVAPEGLNATLRPYQLEGLSWMQSLRQLDVGGILADDMGLGKTLQTLAHMLSEKIAGRLDRPCMVVMPTSLIPNWLDEAAHFTPQLKVLALYGAGRKKHFDNLQDYDLLLTTYALLPKDIERLAALPLHVLILDEAQYIKNPSSKAAQAASELNARQRLCLSGTPLENHLGELWSLFHFLLPGWLGDVKSFNRDYRVPIEKRGSEVRLQHLNGRIKPFLLRRTKEQVATELPPKTEIIHWVDLNEAQRDVYETMRLAMDKKVRDEITRKGVARSQIIILEALLKLRQVCCDLRLINDATLPARGSTSGKLDSLLEMLEELFAEGRRILLFSQFTSMLSLIEAELKKRGIAYALLTGQTRDRRTPVKDFQSGKLQIFLISLKAGGVGLNLTEADTVIHYDPWWNPATENQATDRAYRIGQEKPVFVYKMIARGTVEEKIQHLQKEKSDLAAGVLDGRTTGDWQLGNEDIEALFAPLPTKQEKRG; encoded by the coding sequence ATGCCCCTGACGTCGTCGTTGACCAAGCCCCTGGCCCCTTCGTGGGCCAATCGCTTCAAAGAGCAAAGCCTGGAGCGCGGGCGGCGGTATGCCTTGGAGAACCGCGTGCGCATCGTCGAATCCGGCGACAGCACCATCATCGCCAATTGCGAAGGCTCGGGCGGCAACGTTTATCGGCAGACCATTTCACTGCGCGAGTCAGCCAAGGGCACGTTGATCCTGGTGGACAGCCGCTGTACCTGCCCGGTGCACACCAACTGCAAACACATCGCGGCCGTGCTGCTCAAAGTCCAGGAAACCCTGGCCTACCCGGCAGCGGCCCAGGATGCCGAGTTGTTGCAAAAACTCCAGGCCGTGCTGGATAACCGCGTGGTGCTGCCGCAAGTGGTGATGGACGATGTGCTACCGATCCCGCGCCTGTGGCTGGCCAGTGTCGAATTCAGTGCGTTTGAGCCGCGCAACGGCAAGATGCAGCGCTATATCCAGCACCGCGCGGCGCTGTCGTTCAACTATTTGGGCAACTATGTCAGCGGGCAGAAGAACGCCGACATTATTGTGCGCCAGGAAACCCAGAGCCTGCGCATCAAGCGGCATCCCGAGCTGGAGCAGCGCTATCGCGAGCAACTGCGCCTGCTGGGCTTCAAAATCGCCACGCGCCAAAGCAAGGCCTTGCCTGAAAGCGCCGGCGAGCTGTTCGAGATGGTCAATGACAGCGCCTGGCTGAACTTCACCCTCAATGCATCGCCCACCTTGCGCAGCGCGGGGTGGGAGTTGCAGATCGATGAGGATTTCGGCTTCGACCTGAGCCCGGTCGATGACTGGTACGCCACCGTCGATGAAGGGCCCGAGCGTGACTGGTTCGACCTGGAGCTGGGGATCATCGTCAACGGTGAACGCCTGAGCCTGCTACCGATCCTGCTGAACCTGATGCGCTCCCACATCGAGATCCTCAACCCGGAAAAAGTCGCGCGCCGCCGCGATGACGAACTGATCCTGGTGAACATTCCCGGCTTGCCCAACGGCGGCCACGGCCCCCTGCAAGTGGCACTGCCCTACGGCCGCCTGAAACCGGTGCTGGCCACATTGGGCGAGTTCTACCTGCAAGAGCCCGGCACCACCACCCTGCGCCTGGCCAAGGCCGATGCGATTCGCTTGAACCCTCTGCAAGACCTGCCCCTGCAGTGGGAGGGTGGCGAGAAGATCCGCCACTTCGCCCAGCGCCTGCGGGATATCAAGGACTTCACGTGTGTGGCGCCCGAAGGCTTGAATGCGACGCTGCGCCCCTATCAGCTGGAAGGCTTGAGCTGGATGCAGTCGCTGCGCCAGCTCGACGTCGGTGGCATTCTCGCGGATGACATGGGCCTGGGCAAAACCCTGCAGACCTTGGCACATATGCTGAGCGAAAAGATCGCCGGGCGCCTGGATCGGCCGTGCATGGTGGTCATGCCCACGAGCCTGATCCCCAATTGGCTCGATGAGGCGGCGCACTTCACTCCACAATTGAAAGTGCTGGCGCTGTACGGTGCCGGGCGCAAGAAGCATTTCGACAACCTGCAGGATTACGACCTGCTGCTGACCACCTATGCGCTGCTGCCCAAGGACATCGAACGGCTGGCCGCCCTGCCCTTGCATGTGCTGATTCTCGATGAAGCCCAGTACATCAAGAACCCCTCCAGCAAGGCCGCCCAGGCCGCAAGCGAGCTGAACGCGCGGCAACGCCTGTGCCTGAGTGGCACGCCACTGGAAAACCACTTGGGTGAGCTGTGGTCGCTGTTCCACTTCCTGTTGCCGGGCTGGCTGGGCGACGTAAAAAGCTTCAACCGCGATTACCGCGTGCCCATCGAAAAACGCGGCAGCGAGGTGCGATTGCAGCACCTCAATGGTCGGATCAAGCCGTTCCTGCTGCGGCGTACCAAGGAACAGGTGGCCACGGAATTGCCGCCCAAGACCGAGATCATCCACTGGGTGGACCTCAACGAAGCGCAGCGCGACGTGTACGAAACCATGCGCCTGGCCATGGACAAAAAAGTCCGCGACGAGATCACCCGCAAGGGCGTGGCGCGCAGCCAGATCATCATTCTTGAGGCGCTGCTCAAGCTGCGCCAGGTGTGTTGCGATTTGCGCCTGATCAACGACGCTACCCTGCCCGCCCGTGGCAGCACCTCGGGCAAACTCGACAGCCTGCTGGAAATGCTTGAGGAGCTGTTTGCCGAAGGCCGGCGCATCCTGTTGTTTTCCCAGTTCACCTCGATGCTGAGCCTGATCGAAGCAGAACTGAAAAAACGCGGGATTGCCTACGCCCTGCTGACCGGCCAGACCCGTGATCGACGCACGCCGGTGAAGGATTTCCAAAGCGGCAAGCTGCAGATTTTTCTGATCAGCCTGAAGGCAGGCGGTGTCGGCCTGAACCTGACCGAAGCCGATACCGTGATCCACTACGACCCTTGGTGGAACCCGGCCACGGAAAACCAGGCCACCGACCGTGCGTATCGCATCGGGCAAGAGAAGCCGGTATTCGTCTACAAGATGATTGCCCGCGGCACGGTGGAGGAGAAAATCCAGCACCTGCAGAAAGAAAAATCCGACTTGGCAGCGGGCGTGCTGGATGGACGTACCACCGGGGACTGGCAGTTGGGCAACGAAGATATCGAAGCGCTGTTTGCGCCGTTGCCCACTAAACAAGAGAAGCGCGGTTAG
- a CDS encoding CsiV family protein: protein MRLFRMLSLLLVVVAPSAFADSPYLVEMILVRQNAEPVINSRAAPENWDAGAVRLGDKMSPPRLNNIVDKLNADSSYTVLAHKTWEQNLGEQPVKIAITDGQEQFGQFPIEGTLSLQLGRFTDIDAQFWVNQFDSNASVIASEHLSQTDVRTKNNQLNYLDGGHLALLIKITSLTAKPPSAPPPDIQD from the coding sequence ATGCGCTTGTTCCGCATGCTGAGCTTGTTGTTGGTAGTCGTGGCGCCTTCGGCCTTCGCCGACAGCCCGTACCTGGTAGAAATGATTTTGGTACGCCAGAACGCGGAGCCCGTGATCAACAGCCGCGCCGCGCCGGAAAACTGGGATGCCGGGGCCGTGCGCCTGGGCGATAAAATGAGCCCGCCGCGCCTGAACAACATCGTCGACAAGCTCAATGCCGATAGCAGCTACACCGTGCTGGCGCATAAAACCTGGGAGCAGAACCTGGGCGAGCAGCCGGTGAAAATCGCGATCACCGACGGTCAGGAGCAGTTCGGCCAGTTTCCCATTGAGGGCACATTGAGCCTGCAACTGGGCCGCTTCACCGATATCGATGCGCAGTTCTGGGTCAACCAGTTCGACAGCAACGCCAGCGTGATCGCCAGCGAACACCTGAGCCAGACCGACGTGCGCACCAAGAACAATCAGCTCAATTACCTGGATGGCGGCCACCTGGCGCTGCTGATCAAGATTACCTCGCTGACCGCCAAGCCACCCAGCGCACCACCGCCCGACATCCAGGACTGA
- the mfd gene encoding transcription-repair coupling factor, whose protein sequence is MPVLRLPLLPAAAGKQHWGNLPGAALSLAIAEAASAAKRFTLLLTADSQSAERLEQELSFFAPDLPVLHFPDWETLPYDLFSPHQDIISQRIASLYRLPELAHGVLVVPITTALHRLAPTKFLLGSSLVLDIGQKLDVEQMRTRLEASGYRCVDTVYEHGEFAVRGALIDLFPMGSKLPYRIDLFDDEIETLRTFDPENQRSIDKVESVKLLPAREFPLQKDAVTRFKARFRERFDVDFRRCPIFQDLSSGITPAGIEYYLPLFFDETSTLFDYLPQDTQVFSLPGIEQAAENFWNDVRNRYEERRVDPSRPLLPPAELFLPVEDCFARLKNWPRVVASQQDVDAGGGRERFPAQALPNLAIEAKANQPLEALSNFLGGFPGRVLFTAESAGRREVLLELLERLKLRPKTVDSWPDFISSKERLAITIAPLDEGLLLDDPALALIAESPLFGQRVMQRRRREKRADANNDAVIKNLTELREGAPVVHIDHGVGRYLGLQTLEIDNQAAEFLTMEYAEGAKLYVPVANLHLIARYTGSDDALAPLHRLGSETWQKAKRKAAEQVRDVAAELLDIYARRAAREGYAFADPKADYATFSAGFAFEETPDQQTTIEAVRADMLAPKPMDRLVCGDVGFGKTEVAMRAAFIAVHGGRQVAILVPTTLLAQQHYNSFRDRFADWPVTVEVMSRFKSAKEVNAAVADLAEGKIDIVIGTHKLLSDDVKIKNLGLVIIDEEHRFGVRQKEQLKALRSEVDILTLTATPIPRTLNMAVSGMRDLSIIATPPARRLSVRTFVMEQNKSTVKEALLRELLRGGQVYYLHNDVKTIEKCAADLAELVPEARIAIGHGQMRERELEQVMSDFYHKRFNVLIASTIIETGIDVPSANTIIIERADKFGLAQLHQLRGRVGRSHHQAYAYLLTPPRQQITSDAEKRLEAIANTQDLGAGFVLATNDLEIRGAGELLGDGQSGQIQAVGFTLYMEMLERAVKAIRKGEQPNLDQPLGGGPEINLRLPALIPEDYLPDVHARLILYKRIASATDEEGLKDLQVEMIDRFGLLPEPTKNLVRLTLLKLQAEQLGIKKVDAGPQGGRIEFEAQTPVDPLVLIKLIQGQPNRYKFEGATLFKFMVPMERAEERFNTLEALFERLIPKSV, encoded by the coding sequence GTGCCCGTTCTGCGTCTACCGCTACTCCCTGCCGCGGCAGGTAAACAGCATTGGGGCAACCTGCCCGGTGCCGCCCTGAGCCTGGCCATCGCCGAGGCTGCCAGCGCAGCCAAGCGCTTTACCCTGCTGCTCACCGCCGACAGCCAAAGTGCCGAACGGTTGGAGCAGGAGCTGAGCTTCTTCGCCCCCGATTTGCCGGTGCTGCATTTTCCCGACTGGGAAACCCTGCCCTACGACCTGTTCTCGCCGCACCAGGACATCATCTCCCAGCGCATCGCCAGCCTGTACCGCTTGCCGGAACTGGCCCACGGCGTGCTGGTGGTGCCGATCACCACGGCGCTGCATCGCCTGGCGCCGACCAAGTTCCTGCTGGGCAGCAGCCTGGTGCTGGATATCGGCCAGAAGCTCGATGTGGAACAGATGCGCACACGCCTGGAAGCCAGCGGTTACCGTTGCGTCGACACGGTGTACGAGCACGGCGAGTTCGCGGTGCGCGGCGCCCTGATCGACCTGTTCCCGATGGGCAGCAAGTTACCGTACCGCATCGACCTGTTCGATGACGAAATCGAGACCCTGCGCACCTTCGATCCGGAAAACCAGCGTTCCATCGACAAGGTGGAATCGGTCAAGCTGTTGCCGGCGCGGGAATTTCCACTGCAAAAAGATGCGGTCACCCGTTTCAAGGCGCGCTTTCGCGAGCGCTTCGACGTGGACTTCCGCCGCTGCCCGATCTTCCAGGACTTGAGCAGCGGGATTACGCCGGCCGGTATCGAGTACTACCTGCCGTTGTTCTTCGACGAAACCTCGACCCTGTTCGATTACCTGCCCCAGGACACCCAAGTGTTCTCGCTGCCAGGCATTGAGCAAGCGGCCGAGAACTTCTGGAACGACGTGCGCAACCGCTACGAAGAACGCCGCGTCGACCCCTCCCGGCCTTTACTGCCGCCCGCCGAACTGTTCCTGCCGGTGGAAGACTGCTTCGCACGCCTCAAAAACTGGCCGCGCGTGGTCGCCAGCCAACAGGACGTGGACGCAGGCGGTGGCCGCGAACGTTTCCCGGCGCAAGCGTTGCCAAACCTGGCGATTGAAGCCAAGGCCAACCAGCCGCTGGAAGCGCTGTCGAACTTCCTGGGTGGCTTCCCCGGCCGCGTGCTGTTTACCGCCGAATCCGCCGGGCGCCGTGAAGTGCTGCTGGAGCTGCTGGAGCGCCTGAAGCTGCGGCCGAAAACCGTCGACAGCTGGCCGGACTTCATCAGCAGCAAAGAGCGCCTGGCGATCACCATCGCCCCCCTGGATGAAGGCTTGTTGCTGGACGACCCGGCCCTGGCCCTGATCGCCGAGAGCCCACTGTTCGGCCAGCGCGTGATGCAGCGTCGTCGCCGTGAAAAACGCGCCGACGCCAACAACGACGCGGTGATCAAGAACCTCACAGAGTTGCGCGAAGGCGCGCCGGTGGTGCATATCGACCACGGCGTCGGTCGCTACCTCGGTTTGCAGACCCTGGAGATCGATAACCAGGCAGCCGAATTCCTCACCATGGAATACGCCGAGGGCGCCAAACTCTACGTGCCAGTGGCCAACCTGCACCTGATCGCCCGCTACACCGGCAGCGACGACGCCCTGGCACCGCTGCACCGCCTGGGCTCCGAGACTTGGCAGAAAGCCAAGCGCAAGGCCGCCGAACAGGTGCGCGACGTGGCCGCCGAACTGCTCGACATTTATGCGCGCCGCGCGGCCCGCGAAGGGTATGCGTTCGCCGACCCGAAAGCCGACTACGCCACCTTCAGCGCCGGCTTCGCCTTCGAAGAAACCCCAGACCAGCAAACCACCATCGAAGCGGTGCGCGCCGACATGCTCGCGCCCAAGCCGATGGACCGCCTGGTCTGCGGCGACGTAGGCTTCGGCAAAACCGAAGTGGCCATGCGCGCCGCCTTTATTGCCGTGCACGGCGGCCGCCAAGTGGCGATCCTGGTACCGACCACACTGCTCGCCCAGCAGCACTACAACAGCTTCCGCGATCGCTTTGCCGACTGGCCGGTAACCGTCGAAGTGATGAGCCGCTTCAAGTCGGCCAAGGAAGTGAACGCGGCCGTCGCCGATTTGGCCGAAGGCAAGATCGACATCGTGATCGGCACCCACAAGCTGCTGTCGGACGATGTGAAGATCAAGAACCTGGGCCTAGTGATCATCGACGAAGAACACCGCTTTGGCGTACGGCAAAAAGAACAGCTCAAGGCCCTGCGCAGTGAAGTCGACATTCTTACGCTCACTGCAACGCCAATCCCACGCACCCTGAACATGGCCGTGTCGGGCATGCGCGACCTGTCGATCATCGCCACGCCGCCGGCGCGACGCCTGTCGGTGCGCACCTTCGTCATGGAACAGAACAAAAGCACGGTCAAAGAAGCCCTGCTGCGCGAACTGCTGCGCGGCGGCCAGGTGTACTACCTGCACAACGACGTGAAGACCATCGAGAAATGCGCCGCCGACCTCGCCGAACTGGTGCCCGAAGCACGCATCGCCATCGGCCACGGGCAGATGCGCGAGCGCGAACTCGAACAGGTGATGAGCGACTTCTACCACAAGCGCTTCAACGTGCTGATCGCCTCGACCATCATCGAGACCGGCATCGACGTGCCGAGCGCCAATACCATCATCATCGAGCGCGCCGACAAGTTCGGCCTGGCGCAACTGCATCAGCTGCGCGGCCGCGTTGGGCGCAGTCACCACCAGGCTTATGCCTACCTGCTGACGCCGCCGCGCCAACAGATCACCTCCGACGCAGAAAAGCGCCTGGAAGCTATCGCCAACACCCAGGACCTGGGCGCAGGGTTTGTGCTGGCCACCAACGACCTCGAAATCCGTGGCGCCGGCGAACTGCTGGGCGACGGCCAGAGCGGGCAGATCCAGGCGGTGGGTTTCACCCTTTATATGGAAATGCTCGAGCGCGCCGTGAAAGCCATCCGCAAGGGTGAACAACCGAACCTCGACCAACCCCTGGGCGGTGGCCCGGAAATCAACCTGCGCCTACCGGCCTTGATTCCCGAAGACTATCTGCCCGACGTGCACGCGCGGCTGATCCTGTACAAGCGCATCGCCTCGGCCACCGACGAAGAAGGCCTCAAGGATTTGCAGGTCGAGATGATCGACCGCTTCGGCCTGCTGCCGGAACCGACCAAGAACCTTGTGCGCCTGACGCTGCTCAAACTGCAGGCCGAGCAGTTGGGAATAAAGAAAGTCGACGCCGGGCCTCAGGGCGGGCGTATCGAGTTCGAAGCGCAGACGCCGGTAGATCCCTTGGTGCTGATCAAGTTGATCCAGGGCCAGCCCAACCGCTACAAGTTCGAAGGGGCTACGCTGTTCAAATTCATGGTGCCGATGGAACGTGCCGAAGAACGCTTCAATACCCTGGAGGCGTTGTTTGAGCGCCTCATTCCGAAATCTGTTTGA